The Cryptococcus gattii WM276 chromosome D, complete sequence region AAGGATACGAAGCAGCTGGTCGATGGATTTGATGTTGGTCTCGAGCTGCTGTTGTGATTCAGCTGCGATAGCATGGCCAAGTAACGTCGCGAGTCTCTCCAATCCTGCAGCAAGTATCTAAAGAAGCACATCAGtatcttccttttccccttgtacttttttttttcttctttttaCCGGACAAGGACTCACTTCTTGGGTCACCATCGAATCAACTCCTCTAAACACCTCGCATAATAAATCCGTATCATCTGCAGTCGTCTCTCGATCCAGAGTAGCATGCACTAATTGATTCAGCGTCTGCTTGGCCTCTGCCACATTCTGACCCTCTGCAATCCTCATTGTCAACGCTTTGAACTCTACACGCATCTCGAGGACGACTCGCGTCCAACGCCAAGCGCTGAATCGAGCAGACGTATCGAAATTCGGCAGACCTTGTTTAGGCGATGGTTCtaaaataaaataaaaaatCATACCAGTCAGTTTGACCAACCACGATCAGATGGGCCATGATTGAACTTAACTTACGGGTAGGTTTCTCTGACATGATACGCTTGAGCACATCAatcatctttccctccaACCCTTGATCCATCCCCGGCCCACTCCATTCCCTTGCCAGGAAGGCATCTTTCAGCAGATTGAGGTTTCTGAATGCCGCCGTCTTGAACTCTGCCGTCATCGCCAGATTCCTCAAAATCGCATCGATCCTCTGAGAGATCTGATCAGGCAAAAGCTTGCTCTGCTCAAATACTACCAACAAGGGTAAATGCTGGATGAGAATACCCACGGAAAGTCTCTGCAGCACCGGCTGGCGTGAAGCTTGGACAATTAACGATTCTTTCAGAGACACAGGTGGAAAGTCGGGGATGAGCGGAGGTGAAATGAGGAGCTGTGCGATGATGTTGACGGTAGAGGTGATTGCTTGGATCTGCTTTGACGAAAGGCGTTTACGGGGCGGAAGGGCGAATGGAGAAGCGTGTTTCCAAATCGGAAAGACGGCTTTTTCTAGTAACACCCACGTGGAGAGGAAGCGATGAGagacgaggaagagcaagagGCGGATTAGGACACCGCTTGAGCGTTTGCCAAACGTTTCGACCAAGCTGACAGCAGAAAGGTTTTCGAGCCACGAGGTGACCGCATCATCCAACGTGTCGCCATGCTGACCCAAGACAGCAGACAAGTGAGTCGAAATGGCATGGTATAGAAACGGTTTTTGCTCAGTGTTTGCCTTTTGCACCACATCGAGAATTAACATCCACCATTTCAATGACCAGCTTGAAAAGCTGCCACATTGGCGGAAGAGTGCGGGGGCAACAGAAATGGCTTTACTTTCTTTACCCGTGGTCAGAATATGGGGCAAGACTTCAAAAATATCCACCAGCTTGATACCTCCTGGAGGTGTCGTTGACTACATACTCGCTCTTTAGCTCTGGCTTTTTTGAGTAACTTTTTGATATGACTACTCACTTTGTCGATACTGGTTTGTAGTTGCTCCacctcatcctcgtcatcgGGGGTCAATCTCTTTTTCTGGGCAAGTACTCTCAACAACTGCATCAACCTCGGGTGctcctttccttttctctccaGTACATGATGTCGATCAAGCAACTTGTCACCCAACCGGGGCCATAAATCCATCGCCGTCCATACATCAGCATCGCGCTTGATGATATCCAATATAACATCAAGTatctcatcatcctctgCTTCTTGCAGCGCTCGGATCATGAACTAAGAGGTGACGACTGGTAAGCTACAAGGCAAAGAAGAGTGGGGGTGGTGGCCAAAGCAAAAGACTTACATCAGCGATTGTGGCGTAACCGTGACTTTGCCTGAAGACCTGTGTCACACGTGCAAACGTCGATGCGTCCATTGCCGGTCTCTTGCCATCACTTTTAAGCATCGCTCCTGCATGGGCAGCGATGGAAAATCTAGCATAGACGTAGAGGTAACGAGTCAATTGTGAAGATGTGGGAATTTCGTAATGGACCATTGTTTTGAGAGCTTCGCTTTGCCCATGCGACTCTACAATGTAATAATATCAGCAAAAAATCCAAACCCCCCCACCATCCCCCCCCCGGGGCATCCGGACTGGGAACTCACTCAAGCCATACACTTCCGGCACATACTCCTTGACTCTTTCCTCAAACGCTGCCAACACACCTTGCTCTTCCAActcatctcttctccttaCTTCCAAATCATCCCCACTCAGTGCAATCCTCCTCTGCTGGAAAAGATCCTTGGCCATGACAAAGATTGGCATCGACTCGAGTAACGCCAAGTGATGCGACCTCTTATCGGACGGTGAACGGAGATTTCTGGCCGTTTGACCGTTTGCGATAAGTGTCTGGAGGTATCGGCCGTACGAAAACATGCCTCGCCGCGTCAACTCGCCAATCGTGATGCCAATCGCGCGCACATTGTCTTGGTTTCTCGCTGCAGGCGCCGTATCCAGCCATTTGTACACCACTTCAAATAAATCGATATGTTGTCTTTGCTTTGCATGTGACGCCGCCGCTTGCTGGTGTTCTTCCTGCTGCTCATGCCAATGTTTAAGCAAGGTATATACCGCATAAGGTCGATGAGCCCCGAGTTGGTACAGACCCATGGACCAGTTGAGAAGGGTGAATACTTTTTCTTCAAATTTGACAAGATCGACAGGCGAGCAAGTGGGTGATGCAGCGCCGTCAAAGAACATGAATGTGAGTTGACGCATATCGGTGTCTTCGCAGATGGAATCGAGTTTCTGGCGAACAAGTATATAAGTTTAGGTTTTTTCCCCACTAAAACAAAGAGAGCACGGCTGGTTTTACGACTTACTTGAATCTCTGCCATGTGCTGTCGCCGAGGATTCGAGCTGCCGGCACTAACAGTCGGTTTGAATGTGAGAGCTTCATTACGGCGCTTTAGGTTCTCCCACTGAGGCGAGGAGCTCGGGAGGATAGCGGCGAGAAGGGGAGAATGCAGCTTCCATGTCGAGGGGCTCAACAAGACATCCGGGTTGGCCTCGTACAACACCTATTTCATTTTTTGGGGAGTTATCAGCTAAGGAGGCTTTCGGCATTTTTGGTCTTGGACCTTGATCTTACCTGGATGATAGTGGTCAACATGGTTTCCACCTTTTGCAGCAACTCCTTGCCCGGGGAATTTCTGACTTCTACCAACTTGTCACATGCCGCTCTCAGGCAATGTCTTGCGCTTCCAAGATGATGCACCAGATCATCCAAGTACTCCCCAATGAGCTGCGCAAGGAAGCCCAATTGAGCGAGGTTGACGTGTGTAAGATGATCGGCGAGCCAGCCTGTAAACAGCCGGGTCGATATCAAGTGTTTGGTATGTAATGCACGGAGAAGACGGGTGCTGCATTTCATGTCAGCTAGAAATAAAAAAAATTAAAAAAAAGTAAGAGCCTTGTGCTGACCTGTAATCCCACTTGGCCAACCATTTTGCTCGGGCTTTTTCATCTTGCAAAATCCCGCTCCCGGCTTTCGCCACGGGCAACTTGCCTGCTACTTTTACCGTATTGGGAAGAGCCAGCTGGCCAAGCTGGATACGTAACCAGGAAATGACAGTGTTGGTAAACTCTTGCGAGTACCAGTCGTTGCTGGACACTGGCAGGGCGGGAGTGGCGGTGACGGTGGTTGTCGAGCTCGGGGTCGCTGCAGCAGGTGAAGGTGCAGGGACCGATGTAGCTGTCTGGTGCTGTCTCGCGCGGTGTGCAGCGATATCATTGGAACCGATGACTCGTATAAGCCATATAGCTCTATCTATCGGAATGGGGTCCATGGGAGCAAGGTTGGGCGGTGGCTGGCGGACAGTGGCCAGCGGTGAGAACATGACGTCGAGAAGTTCAACGCCTTTGAAGCCATGCGGAATCTGGTTTCGCATGAGCCAGTGCAGCGGGATATCTGGGTTACCAAGATCGGCAAGGAAGCCTAGTCGTTTGTTGTCGGTGTAGATGACTCGTCCTGGTATCCGAAACGATCGTTCCCTATTGGCACACGTCAGCTACCATGATGCACATGAGCATGCAAACATACTGGAACTGCGGCATAGATTCCTCTTGCTTCTCGACAAGGTCCTTGCCCAGCTGCATGAGCATATTGAGACATCCGCCAGACAGATGCTGGTGTATAGGTCCATGCATCGAGAACGTCTCGGCCTGTGGACATATAAGCGCTCTGCATACCCAGCTGGCACAGCGTACGCACCACCTCGGAGACGAATGGCTTGCCAGCGAAGCCGCTCTTGACGTTTTCCTCTGTGAGCACATCCTCTGGCTGGTCGAAGCCGGGTCTGGAGGGATAGAAGTCGGGATATCCTGCCACGCTGTAAGCTCGATCCCATGCATAGCTGGCCGTACTTGCCAAAGTCGACGCGGTTATGGAGGACGGTCCTCCAGGCCGGCGGGCCAAAGTTCTCCACCTTTGCAGGGGGGGGAGGCGGGGGGTGTGGTTTGTGGGGGAGCTTCGTGGGCTGGCTCCTGGGCTGCTGCTTCGCTGGGTGGGGGGGGGCGTACGGGTTGATCCCCGCCGGGTGTCGCTGCGTGACCGGCATAATTCTACACGGGGCGgaggggggagggggggaGTAGAGAGTGTAATAACAGTGATATAGTGCCGCTCCCCGGTGCGACTTGCTTCCGTCGGAGAACAGCCGGCAACGCACAACGAATTCACGCTCGCCTCTCCAGACATCTCCATATCACACACTTTTATCATACATCCCATATCCACATCCCATATCCACACATATCCTGCGCCCACCCACATCCTCGTCTGCACCCACCCACAATGTCAGTCCCATGGCGAAAGCACACCACACACCCACCCACTCCCCCCTCATACCCCTCGTCCTTCGGCACCGCCGACTCAGATATCGACTCGGGCAGCGACAGCGGCGACACGGACGCAGAGCTCGACGCCATGGTCCAGGAGGAGTGGGAAGAGTCATTGAGGCAGATGGAAGTCGTCATCTCCATCATCGTCATTCCGTACTTTGGAAAGTGGTTCGGCAGACAGTGGGCGTTCTGGGGTACGTCTTCGTCGTTGTCAAGCAGCGCCATGATCGAGTTGTCTGACTATCACTGAATAGCGTATGAAAGATATCAACGAATCGGTCTCGGTCGAACATTCTTCGGCCTCTCATAGCATGTAACGCAAATGACACGATGTAAAAGCTTAAAAGAAAAATGTACCATCCTAACATGCACTATCTTCTTCTATTAATACTCTCCACTATCCTAACCAACGCCCCCTTTTCAGGCCGGAACCCTCTCTGCCGCATCTCCCGCATAATctcttcaatctccttccttctaTCCATCTGCACCAACTTGGTCAACACGATGAGGTACGAATCACTATTCGGAACCACCCCATCATGAAGCATCCGCCTCCAGAGCTTCATCACCGTCTCCACATCCGCATCCCCACCATGCGAATCTATACTCCCTGCAGCTTGCTTGAGGAGCATATTATACCCCACCCTATGCATCTTGATCCCGAGCCTGTTCATTCTCGCCAGCGCCTCCCACCCATCCGCCTCCCATCCCCCTCTAAAGTACCCCGACGCCAGCGCCGTCCAGGTGACTTCATTCGTCTGCATATTTTTCTGATGCATAAGCTTCAGCATCTCCTCTGCATGTTCCAGTCCGACACGCGTGCCCGGTTTCGCAAGGTCCGCGATAAGCATCGAACACATTCGTTCGTTTGGGACGATCCCTTGCTTCTGCATAGCGTCCATCGCACCTTTTGCCAAATCTAGCCGTCTTGCACGGAGCAGACCTTGCACCAAGGTCGTGTATGTCACCACATCAGGCTCGAGTCCGAGTTCCCCAGCCTTGCTGAATAGGGCGGACATGGCTTCGATATTGGCTTCGCGGGCGTAGTGCCGGAGGACAGTGTTGATGGTGATAAGGTTACATGGTATCGCTGAGTCTGGGCGAGACGCTTGGGAAAAGAGGTCGAGAGCGAGAGGAGGGCCTCCGGTAGGGATGAGTAGGCAGGCAGAGATCATTTGGTTGAGTGCGTGGATGGGCGGGAAGGGGGCTTTGGATGCTGTTCCGTTTTGTTTTCAGTAAAACAGCAacccaaaaaaaaaaaaaaaaaaaaaaaaaaaagaaaaacTCACAGAGACGTTCTTCTTGAAGATACATTCTTCTACACTCATCATCTCTCACCAACTCATTCCACGCTTGCTGCAGCCCATGTAAATCTCCCAACCTGCCCAATCCCTCAATGTACATCAGGTACATTTTCAAATCCCTCTCCCCCGTCTCTTTCCACGTCGCTTTCAAATTCTCCAACGCATTCTCGCCTGCATCTCGTCTTTCATCCATATCAAGCGACATGACCTCATGCCCTGCCCTCAGTCCGGCATTATCATCCGGTCTAACACGGAGGAATATAAGAGTGTACGCTATCGTACGCGGTAAGGGCCGAGGACACTTGGCCAACACTTGGGCTGCATACGTGTAGAAAGATTTTGGAGGCGGGTGGACTATCGTACCTGATGATGATCTGGCGAAAGGCCGTTTAAACGCAAGGAGAAATGAAGCGAGCACGGGGAATCGTACGTCTGGTGAAGGATCGAGAATCCCAACTTGGCCGCTGCCATCGCCATGTTGTACTCCCGCGCCATCGCCATCACGCATACCAGCTTGGACGCGGCCCCAGAGATTCATAATCCCCGACCAATCTCCCCTACTGCGCATACTCATCAGTTCAGTATCGAGCGCATCCTTGGACCTCGGTATCCGATCGGCAATCGCTTCAGACTTGCCTAGAAGCGtctcaatctccttcttgtAAGAATCGACTGTTTCTCCAGCAGGAATCACTTTGGAGAGGTACGCTTCTATCGACGCTTGTGGAGGCCAGACGTAGACGCAGTTCTCCCCGACGGGGACCCTCGATGGATCACCATCCTTGGATCGCAACACCACCCACGCTGCAACAATAGGCGCCTGCAATACAGGTGTGGCCCCATTATTCGCCAGCCGCTTTAACACGGATTCCAGCATATCCCGCAACATCCGCCATTTCTCCCTTTCATCCTCGTTCAAGTCCGCGTGATGACGATAACGACTAGCTTCAAGCATCAGCCCCCACGCAAACACTTCAGCCACATGCTGGACGTCTGGCCCTACAAACAGCAAATCCACAGCTACTTTGCCATAGCAGTGACCTAGCAGTACCAGCGCTTGCCGTCTTTCTTCATCCGTCGCATCGGCTTGTTGTAATATAGGAGCAACAATGTGCGGGATCGTCTTGGTATGTGAGTCGAGAAGTGGACGGATATTTCGGCGGAAAACAAGCGGGTAGGCCGCATGGAGGGCTTGACGAGCGTCGATGGTTGTAGTTGGGTTATGAAAAATAGTTTGGAATTGAGCGCGAAGCAACGAGTCTGCTACTTTGGCTTTTGGCTAAACGTTTAAACGTTTGCAAatgaagagagagaaaacGAATACCATGAGTTGGTGGATCATAAAAGTAAGACGGATTTCGTAAGAGACTTACCGCAGCTTTTGCCGGTTTCAGCGATGTCGGAGCAAACTCTGATGACCTCGCCTGCCTTGAAGAAGGGCCGTGGTTATACTGTCTGGCGTGGATATCCCTAAACACCAAACAGGCAGGACAGAGCTTTCGTCCGCTCGATATCCTCGCTGCCTGTCCCAAGCTTCTTACAGCTCTCACTCCAAACCCAGAGGCCATGTATATGCACGCGTGACCCTTTTTGAGTTGTTTTGCAAGGTCCCCAAGTTCGGCCTGTTGTATGAGATAGATTGGTTTATGAAAAGGTAAATCCGGCAGGGAAATGATTCAGTTGAAGAATGATAACAGTTGGTTGGGTTACTGGAAATTTAGAATTGATCCCGCTCCCTGTCTAATCCTCTGGCGTCACGCAGTTGTTCATCCACTGCCTAATAATACCAAAACATCCATTTATTATCCTTCTTGCGCCgccaaaagaaaaagaaaagcGCAATGCCCCCCAAGCAGCCCAAAACACGATACTTCAAGGGCAAAGCCCCCACTGCACTCTCCGAATCCGAGTCCGACTCTGAAGCCGAGGAGGAAGTAGATGTCAAGCCGACGTACAAGCAGCGCCAAAAACAGAGACTCGAGGAAGAACGTAACCTCGTCGCGGGCGGAGCTGGGCGGGTCATCACAGATGTGAAGGAGATTGTGAGAGAAGGAGCAAAGGCAAAGATGGGAGGtgggatgaagatggatTTGGGGAATGTGCAGGTTGGGAGGAAAGTGGGTGATGGAGGTGTGAAGGGTATGTTTTCTGGGGAAACCTGGCTGTTTCCCCCACGGAGGAGAACACGAGCTGATGGAATTTttactttttttttagAGGAATCTtcagaagaggaagagagtgaagaagaggaagagccTGCTGCGCCGACCGCAAAGGccgatgaagaagagtctAGCGAGTATGAAACGGACTCTGAAGAGGAatcggaagaagaggtcAAGAAACCCATATTTCGACCTGTTTTCGTCCCAAAGTAAGTCTCAACTATCTTGTTCATAGAATGGTTTTTCCCAACAACCTCCTATTAGGAATGCTCGAAACATGACTGCAGAAAAAGCCGCCGCagaagctgaagaagcACGAAAGCgtgaagaagaggctgAGGAACAACGTAAACTTGATTCTAAAGAACTCGCAGGGGAGAGTATTCGTCGTGAACTCGCAGAAAGTGCATTGTTTTTCTCCACCTCGCATTTCTCTTCCCACTGACCATGTTTTTGTGTGTGTGAACAGAGGAAGCAGCCGAGATTGTCCCTGAAGTTGACGACACCGACGGTCTCGACGTCGAAGCCGAATTCGAAGCATGGCGTGCCCGTGAACTCGCCCGACTATTGCGTGAAAAGCAAGCCCAAGCGGCcaaggatgaagagaaagaagagattgagagGAGACGAGCTATGCCAGAGGAGCAAAGGCTCAAAGAGGATATGGAATTTGCAGCCAGGAcgagggagaaggagaagggcCAAATGGGGTTCTTGCAAAAGTATTACCACAAGGGTGCATTCCATCAGGTCAGTCTTTGAcgaaagaaaaaaaagagcTGTAAATTTGCTGATGGGCTGCGCGAAATAGGACGACAATCTGCTCAACAGAGATTATACAGGAGCGACGGAAAGCGCGGTGGACATGACCCTGTTACCCAAGGTGATGCAAGTGCGAGACTTTGGAAAAGCTTCACGAACGAAATATACCCATTTGGCGGACCAGGATACCTCTCAAGGTGGATGGGGAGCGGCTTTGAGGCTACCACCAGGAGCGCAGACTACAGGTGAAGGGTGCTGGAACTGTGGTGGTCCTCATCTCAGAAAAGGTCAGTCTTGGTTAATATGTCATTTATATGTGTGAGCCGCAAGTGGTTGATGGTTTATTCTGTTTGTATAGATTGTCCCAACAACAATGTCAACGACCCAAATCTCATTGGCGGTATGGTTATTCCCGGTGTATCTGGTGCTGGTGTTGGTGCAAGCGGTGCGAACACTTCGGCGCTTGGATCAGGGTCGAGGACCTGGGGGAGTGGGCGTGGTGATCGCGATGGGAGAGACAGGGGTTATTCGGATAGAGTTAGGGATAGGGATGATGGTAGACGGCGAGATGAAGGGAGGGAGAAGCGGTACGATGGTAAGCGGCAAGGGGAGAGGGACGATCGTAGGAGGGATCGAGATAGGGATTATGGGAGGGACAAAGATAgagaaagggagaaggagagggacAGAGATAGAGACAGAGACAGAGATTACGGGAGGGACAGCGATCGATATGACCGTGAACGAGATTATGCCCGAGACAGAGATAGGCGACGCGATAGTCCTGGCCGCAAAAGAGAGCGTGATGATCGAGACAGAGATTATGAACGAGGTGAGAAGCGAAGGAGAGACGAGAgagatggggatggggagagagaaaaggagagaagggaCGGACGAGACAGGGACAGATTGCGATACGACTAGCGCAGCATGTAACGCGAGCAAATTGTCATACATTGTACGGTATTTCATCAATGCATACGGATCCCAGCCGTTGTATTGCACATCTACAAGATTATCTAAGCCTTTTTCGCCTGGGCGGCAAGGTACACTGCTTCGTTCAAACCGGCCCTATTCCTGGCAATCTGCGGGTTTGTCAGCTTTCACGCTTGTCTGCTTCGCTTTTATGCGGGATTAACCTACCTCGATCGCGAAAAACTGCACACGGGTGACAAGTATAGAGTTATCCTGAGTGTAGAGTTCGTCTGATCGTCGTCGGACAAGGGTACCAAAGTTGTAGTCTGTCACTCGCTTCTCATACTAAACATCGGTTAGTTGGTAACAAAGGAGGTTGGAAGAGAATGGGCGGACATACAGGCAAGATGAACCTCCTCCATCGCTCTTTGCCCTTCACAGACTTCATTTCATCCTCGTTCAGTTCTCGCAAATTTTCCTCAAACTTGAATTCGGGGAACTCGTCGAGCAAGTTAGTGTAAAGTTCGTCGTCGATACTGGAAAGTCTATATGTCAGCATCTTATTACTGTAAAAAGCGGTGGAAGGCCATTTGTCGACAAAACAGTGGAGGCTTACGGTGTAAACTTGATGAGCTTGGGAGGGATAGTCTGGAGCATTTTTTCGTACGCCTTGACAAGTGTGTCAGCTTGTGGTTGACAAGAGTATGAGATGTACCCACTTCGAGGTGTTCGACAGTCTTGACTGCGAACTGCATCTCGATTTCCTCTGCGTTACCGGCGGTATTGGCGTCAAATGGTTCAGCCATTGTGTCTAGGTTGGTGAAATTGGGAGGGAAAGTTGGTTTTTATAGGGACTTTTGTAGAATGATGGGCAAGCAATCGCAGATACCTTTTTTCTTGAATCGTCTGTCAAAGTCTTCACGGTGCGAGAATGTCCCACAGAGAATCTCTCATCGTCATGGGCACGTGGTCAGCACGTGGAGAAGGTTTAAATCACGTGACTCCGAAGCCACGTGGATCGTTTGTTGTGACGATTGATTTCCCTGTATGCCCACGCTGCATCTCCTACTCCCCAAACATCTTCCcttatttttatttttattcCTGTGCGCTGCGGCTGTATCTCTATGCTCAGCTTATAGCCCACTATGTCACATATCCAGGTACCATTCCCGGACGCATCCCCCCTCCCAAGCCCCACCGCCCTCTCAACAGCTTCCTCAGACGATGTCTATCCTGCCATCAGCTATCCGGATCATGGCGGCGAGAGCACCAACAACACTCCCAGAGCCAGCTCAGGCAATATATCATCGCAACCTTCAAGGGAAGTTTCCTCAAGCTCATCCGCCCTGCGAGATACTCTTCTTCCTATCCAACCTATGCCAGACTCTTTACTACTCAAGCACACTCTTTCAGCTCTCGATGCATCAGCCACAACTCTCAAACGTTTCTCAAAATCAGTTCTAGCTTATGCCGCCGTTGTGCATACTCTATCCGAGCAGCTTGAGAAAGCCGAAGATGACTTATTTGGTGCTGTCGGCGAATTAGGACGGTGGCTGGAGACGGGATACGGTGTGCAAACAGATAGACAGAAAAGCGGTGTGTGGGATCAAGACGGAATTAGGAAAGTGAACCGAGAAAAGCGAcggagagaaagagaagagatggatgtAAGGGTTGAGCGGGGTCTGAAAGACGTGAAGGCTCATCTGAAAAGGCGGGGTCTCgctggtggtggtgctCAAACCAAGTACGAGGTGGGTTGATTTGCTCTTGATGGCTTTCGGCAGTTAACACAAAGTAGTCATCAGCCAAGCAATTCTACCATGCCACAGGCGCCTATCTCGCCCCACAATCGCCTACTCTTCCTTCACATACTCAACAAACCTCTGGATCTTTGATCCATACATCTGGCAATCTTCAGCCTGCTCATGATATGGCTCAGGCTGTGCGACTGGCCCAGTGGGACCTCACTCGGTATACACACCATTCTGCTCTACTATCTGCTGTCCCACCCAGCTCAGAAGAGTGTCTTAACCTCCTTGTCGGGCTTTACGGCTGGGTTGCCAGTATGTTGAACGAGCAGCCTGGCGTAGTTGAGGGGATGGACCAAGATGCGATGGCTGCTATACAGCAGTCATCACATGTACGGCCCCATCAGCGTCGCAGACCGTCTACATCTGCCCAAACTAATCAACAATTGAAGTCTACACTTTCCTCTTGCTTATCACAACTGTCGAGCACCCGAGCTAGATTGCTCTTAGCATGGGCTCGAAGGGATGACCAGACTCGACTCTTGCAAGAGGCCGCTGCAAGACGACAGATCGAATATGAATCGGCATGCATTGATGAGCCATCCAGCATCAAACTGGGTGAAGGGCTTGGACTGGGGAATATCGGCAGTGGAAATGCGATGGCCAGTGTTTCCTCTTCTGGAGTGGAGCACAAGAAGCTAAAGAAGCACAAGTTTGGTCGATCTATGGGTCGCCTAAAAGAtttcctttctccttctAGTAACTCTCACTCTGTCTCCACCATTTCTCCAGTACCCGAAAGACCTTCTAGAGCCAGTTTTGATGGCCTCATGCGAAGTGGCAGGCGGAACGAGGGGATTACTCGAATATCTACAACAGGCATTGTCAAGCTGCCTACGCACTCGGAAGTGCTTGATCGACCAATCATCGTCACTTCCCCTACACTCGTCTCCTCTACCGCCGCCTCCACTCCTACACTCATCACTTCTCCTCTGAGCGCGTTAACCACAATCTCACCCACGCCTACCGTCCCATACCCTTCAGGAGCCTCCAGTATGCCTCCTCTCCCACCTCCCAAAGAATATACCCGTCCTTATATGCCAACCCGACACTCTGTCCAAATGCCGAGTGGTGACTATATCTCCCCTTTTATCGCCTCTACTTCGGCATCTGGGTCAAGCGATTATGATGcttctcttcatcttccgTCGCCGTTTGAAAGCAGTCCTGACTTGCATCTCAGTGTTGGCGCAGGTGATAAAGTGAGACACAGCATGGACAGCTCTCGACCCGTAAGCGGCATCGGCTATTCACGCACCAGCCCTAACCCAAGTATGGCCTCCATCTCTCCGCACCCTATGCCCAACATTGGTCTTGGGCACCCGACTGCAGCTGCTATCCCTGGCACAATAGGTATGGGTGTTGGTGGTGTGGGCGGGCTAGGTGCAG contains the following coding sequences:
- a CDS encoding uncharacterized protein (Similar to TIGR gene model, INSD accession AAW45988.1), which encodes MSHIQVPFPDASPLPSPTALSTASSDDVYPAISYPDHGGESTNNTPRASSGNISSQPSREVSSSSSALRDTLLPIQPMPDSLLLKHTLSALDASATTLKRFSKSVLAYAAVVHTLSEQLEKAEDDLFGAVGELGRWLETGYGVQTDRQKSGVWDQDGIRKVNREKRRREREEMDVRVERGLKDVKAHLKRRGLAGGGAQTKYESSAKQFYHATGAYLAPQSPTLPSHTQQTSGSLIHTSGNLQPAHDMAQAVRLAQWDLTRYTHHSALLSAVPPSSEECLNLLVGLYGWVASMLNEQPGVVEGMDQDAMAAIQQSSHVRPHQRRRPSTSAQTNQQLKSTLSSCLSQLSSTRARLLLAWARRDDQTRLLQEAAARRQIEYESACIDEPSSIKLGEGLGLGNIGSGNAMASVSSSGVEHKKLKKHKFGRSMGRLKDFLSPSSNSHSVSTISPVPERPSRASFDGLMRSGRRNEGITRISTTGIVKLPTHSEVLDRPIIVTSPTLVSSTAASTPTLITSPLSALTTISPTPTVPYPSGASSMPPLPPPKEYTRPYMPTRHSVQMPSGDYISPFIASTSASGSSDYDASLHLPSPFESSPDLHLSVGAGDKVRHSMDSSRPVSGIGYSRTSPNPSMASISPHPMPNIGLGHPTAAAIPGTIGMGVGGVGGLGAGGDEDELREEAGRKKEGVLWGLGTWEGLTKGGGSKGKWEKYWVVLDHSSIYEYRDNMGPPGGAHAVIDLKFASVLFEIVTPSQGRRLYQATSDQEMKQWLYAICNAIESCINGTSTVRTMDHAKARGPSGAYDDHAVLTRSKYNLGFSTRNLSLGFVPLVQTGRKSMPPTPVEAESGEARIRKTSFKKVLKQSGERFTNAMTGGTSHANLAASTDQPPGKAKRNSFGGLEVPRPTFGRAGSRQSLPASAPDRLPLQQQFNQLLPAISTPPGIKSSWADNDIESRVLKMAGLGLGASPPSRSGGGHGALPLAESPSSAKRRVKSEAIRKPHSNKNKLGQYQGSEGMTRSKSDDGSKMLAEDLADDKKELKRIAAEEGNARCADCHGGMKASRWATISLHNTPIVLFLCIRCIGIHRSLGTHISKARSVDMDNWTLEQIALAREWGNIRGNAVWEATRGDEEPRPNGPEEMMEFIKQKYVEGRWLSPEDRPKFGFGPKI